The DNA sequence ACGCACCCCGATCAGACGCCGAGCGCGTCGCAGATCGGGTCGAGTGTCAGATCGATCTGCCAGTCGCGCGCGCCACGATTGACCATGCGCTCCTCAACTTCGTCGCCCGACGGGCGCGACGGGTCCAGGGGTGCCCACGCCAGGTAACGCTGTACCTGGGGTGCCAGCACAACGTCGGGTGCCAGCCCGAGGCTCGACGCCACCGACGCGACCGCGTTACGAACCGTTCCCAGGCGAGCGGCCGAGGCCTCGTCAATGCGATTCCACTGGCGTGGCTCCGGGATCGAACCGGGCTGAACGGGCCGACGCTTGGGGGGAAGCTCATCCTCCGTCATTGCGGCTACGGCAGCCAGTGCCCGCATCCACTCAGCCTCGTACTGGCGGGCAATGGGGGAGCGGAACTCGCTGATGCTCATGAGGGCGCGCCTATTGCGCGGAGGATTCGAGGCCGCGCGCACGAGCGCGGCGTTACGGACGAGGCGCCCCGGGGACAGGTCGATGCGCATAGCGATCGACTCGCGCGTCTCCCACAGGGCTTTAAGCACGCCGAGGCCTCGGCGCGAACGGATCTTGCCCGCTCCGGGAACGGAACGCCAGCGATCGGGCTTTGGGCCGGAGGGGGTTACCGACAGGGCATAGGCGAACT is a window from the Schaalia odontolytica genome containing:
- a CDS encoding HRDC domain-containing protein; amino-acid sequence: MLVNNGGGLPQGDTDNPELIAQPRGGTPAVIDTQVELEAAARALSAGATPIALDVERAQGFRYGADPYLVQIRREDVGTFLIDTHALPELSVLQPGVQDVWLLHDCLQDLPNLHQVGLRPSALFDTEIAARLIGLERFGLAAVTEQVLGLGLVKDHQASDWSVRPLPKDWLRYAALDVELLTELYYRLSKRLDQMGRWEWAQQEFAYALSVTPSGPKPDRWRSVPGAGKIRSRRGLGVLKALWETRESIAMRIDLSPGRLVRNAALVRAASNPPRNRRALMSISEFRSPIARQYEAEWMRALAAVAAMTEDELPPKRRPVQPGSIPEPRQWNRIDEASAARLGTVRNAVASVASSLGLAPDVVLAPQVQRYLAWAPLDPSRPSGDEVEERMVNRGARDWQIDLTLDPICDALGV